The DNA window TTACGCATACTCTGCACATTACGCATTAACTCACGAGCAAATCCTTCGCTTTCTAACTCCGGATCAACATGGGTATTCACATACGCAAAGCCGTTCTTGAATGCTCCCTCTTGAAGATGAGTTGGAATTACTTTTTCCATAACCAACATCTCTTTAGTAATCTCAACTTCTTTACCTTCAAGTACAAAACGATACGCACCCTCAGATTCAAGATGTTTGACAATTGTTTGTGGACTATCAATGGTCAATTTCGTGATAATCTGCGGAGCAAGTTGCCCATAAGCAGGTCCAATCGCTGCATAATTTGGTTTGACTTTAACACTCACACCGGGGATATTTTCAACAACAGTAATCCCTTTCGCATTAACCTGTTTAAGCACAATATCACGAAGCCTTTCAACAGCTTCAAGCGTATCTGGATCTTTACTTGAAATAAGCACTTCTTTAAGCGGCCAGCGCACTCCTGTCTTAGCTTTTTCACGTGCACCGAGAGCTGCTTGAATCACGCCTTGCACAGTAGCCATATCTAACTCTAAACGTCGAGATATCTTGTTCTCATCAACGACTGGCCAATTAAAGTGACTAATGCTTTCAGGTTCTAGATTGAACGCTTGTTTGAAATTAAGATACATTGCTTCGCAGATAAATGGTGCAACAATTTGAAACATTTTAAGTGTTTCAAGCATCACATGTGCAACAGTATACGCTACAACTTCTTTATCTTGATCATCCCCCACTGCGCTCTTTTCACGAACCATCTGAATATATGTGCGAGAAAGATCAAGGAATAAACCATCAAGATGAGCAATAACCTCATCAATACGATATTCTTCAAGTAATCTAGTCACTTCTTTAATTGTTGAATGGAGTCGTGAAAAGATATACTTCTCTTCTTCACCAAGTACATTTTCCGTAATCCCTTTATCCAATGTGAATGGATTAATCTTATTATCCTCGCAGTGCGTAATCAAAAACTTATGCACATTCCAAAGAATATTAAGTTGGCGTGATTTCACAGCACATTCATCCCAACTAAAATTTACGTCTTCTCCTGCATTAGTCTGACACATATAATATCGCAACCCATCGGCCCCATATTTCTCAACCAATTCATCTGGTGAAATAATATTGCCTAATGACTTAGACATTTTCACTCCACTTACATCATTAAGAAATCCATGCATCACCACATTTTTGAACGGTTGGATATCAAACGCTAAAAAAGATGCAACTACCAAAAGATTATACCATCCGCGAATTTGATCTTTTCCCTCAAGGATAAAATCAACGGGGAAATATTTCTCAAAGAGATCGGTGCGGACAGGATAGTCCAAACAATTCCAAGACGCAGTACCTGCATCAATCCAAACATCTAAAACGTCAGGGATACGTTTGTACACTTTTCCATTTTTGGTAATAGTAATGTCATCTATCTTAGGAATATGCATGCCCTTTACTTTCTGACCACTCAAAGATTCAAGTTCTGCTACACTTCCTACAACAATAAAATCTCCATCGGGTGCTTGCCAGATCGGGACTGGTGTTCCCCAATAGCGCTGTTTAGTAATGGAATTATCACGAAGAAATTCAAGCCAAGAACGAAAAGCGTTTTTAGCAGATTGTGGTTGCCAGAGCACTTGCTCATTTGCTGTAACCATTTTATCTTTAAGATCTTCTACTTTGAAGAACCATTGTTTTGTAGTTCTAAAAATCACTGGCTGATGGCTACGTTCGCCATGGGGGTACTCATGAGTATATTTTTCTTTAGCAACAATAGCTTTTGTTGTATCAAGTAACTCAATAAACTTAGAATCATCCGTTTTCGCTTTTAATCCGTTTAATGGTCCAAAATTCTCGAAAATACCACCCTCATTAACACAATTAAATGGAGGTAGATGATACAAATGACCTACTTCATAATCCTCAGGACCACAACCTGGAGCGCAATGAACCAATCCTGTTCCAGCACTATCATCAACATATTCTTCAGTAAGCAAAACAGAAAAGAGCCGTTTATTTTTTTGCAATTCTAAGGGTAAATACTTCTCAACACCAAGAGGGTGAGTATAATGCAACCCTTCTAGTTCTTTTCCTTTTACTGTCTTTGTAACACGGAATTGACGCACTTTTGCTTTCGTCATAACTTCGTCTACTCTGTTCTTTGCTACAATCCATGTTTCGGTTCCTACACTAACTTCACAATATTCAATCTCTGGATGAACCATCACTGCAAGGTTGAGCGGAACAGTCCACGGAGTCGTCGTCCAAATTACTAGATACATCTTATCTTTTCCTACTAAGGGAAATTTAACGTAAAGTGAGATGTCTGTAATTTGTTTGTACTCTAGCTCGTGTTTGGCAACAGCAGTTTGTGTTGCAGTATCCCAATGCATTGTGCGCAGTCCCTGATAAAGGCGATTCTTCTCCTGGGCTTTCTTAATGAGAAGCCACTCTGCTTCCATAAATTCTTGTTTAATTGGTTGGTACGGATTGGAGAAATCTAATGTTGAACCGATGCGGATAAAATCATCATTCATTTTGAGCATCATTTCAGTACAGAACTTTTCACATTCTTCCATGAATTTTGCAATTCCAAACTGCTCAATATCTTGCTTATCTTTAAGATTAAATTTGACCATTACCTTCTGCTCAGTAGGAAGGCCATGCATGTCATATCCTGCCCTATCCCACACATTATGGCCTCGCATGCGCTTATAACGAACCATCATATCCTTGAGTCCCATATTCCAAGCATGCCCTAAGTGGATATGGCCGGAAGTATACGGCGGCCCATCCAGAAAATAAAATTTTGGACCATCTTGTGTTTTTGTACGTAATTTTTCAAGAGTTTTATGATGCTTCCAGTAGGCAAGAATTTGCGGTTCGAGTTCTGTATGGTTATAGGTAGTGAATTTCATGTGTTTCTCCTGTGGGGGTAGTTTAAAAGCGTTTTGGCAATCTGTGGTCATAAATGTATGCGGTTGGTCAAAGTTCAAGAAGTGGGTTTAGGGTGGTAGTTGCTTACGCAACAATATTGTTTATATTAATTAGAACAGATAGGGTTATCATGTTAATCTCACAGCAGGGTTCCCTACTTAAACATTCTGACAAAAATAAACTCTTAAAACGAGGATTGACACATTTCTATTATGGCGCATTCTATAATCTCTATTTTGGTACACTTGGGCAGAAGTTATATTTATGTACCTGATAAATTTGCAATGTTGAATAGTCCCGAATAATCTCGCTAAATTCACTTTTCAACTGCATTAAAATCACACGAAACTCCTCAACATCTTCCACTTCTAAATCAGCTTCAAAATCCCAAGGTCCTAATGCTTTAACAATATACACTATATTTGGATGAACACGACAAAATTCCACCAGCTGGCTATACTTTTCTTCATTGATATTACGTAATGAAATGAGCACTTTGTAATGCAGATAAGGATAAACTTATTCATTAGGTACAAAATTGTAATGCTTAATGACTCCTGAAATCTCCAGTTTACGAATTCGTTGTGTAACAGCATCAGCGCTTAATTTTACTTTTCGTGCAAGTTGAGTCACATTCTCTCGACAATCAAGTGCAAGTAACCGCAAAATTTCCCAATCATTCTCATCCATTTTGATGGGGTTTGGTGTCGAACCAAAGAATGACTCCTTGCGATGTCCGCTAGCTTTCTTCCCAATTAAATAATCTCTCACAAAATATTCTCCGCGAATAATTGTTGCAATTTGTCTTTCAGCGATATATTGCCCAAACTTTTGATTTAATTCTGTGAGTGTGGTATCTAAAAACACCATGTCTTGCGCCCAAGTGCCAAATGCCAGATCAAACATTCCATCACAGCTCGAAAGCCACACCACATTTCGATGATGCTTAAGCCAATTAATCAATTCCATCTCTTTGTTTTGGTCAATGTTATGAAGACGTAAAAAGTTCTTGTGATTTGTAAAACCTAATCGAGCAATATCAATGACGGGATAAAAAGTTGTAATCAATTTTTCTTTTTCAAATCTCTTAAGGCGTAATCCACATACTTGTTTGGAAACTCCTACATTCTTTGCAAGCATAGAATTTGGTTGGCGTGCATTAAGATCTAATTGATAAAGTAACTTCCTATCTTTTACATCAAGATTTGCTCTCATAAGTTTACGATAAAAATAAATCTATTTAAATTTAGCGGAAAAGTAAATAAAAATGTGACAAAGTGTTAAATATGTCTGTGTCACTTTCAAGTGATATTAAATTTGTAGAAACTAAACAGATAGAAACACGACCATGGTTGTATTCACACTTGAAATTGTCGCAGATTTAGAACAAGTAGCCAGAGCAGCGAGATTAGATCTAAATCAACTGCCATATATTCTTAACCTGCCTGATGTCAACGTGTGTGAAAAAAGAAGCCAATATGTATTTGAAAATGATAAAAAAGTGCAGGCTTGTCGAGGCTGTGTTACCTCCCCATTCGCTGGCGATGATAGGATACTCTCATTAGACCAATCCATTATGATCCTAGACTTTGCAAAAGAACATTTCGATATTGGTTGGATAACCATTAATGGGTATGGTGATCCTTTATCAGGTGCAGTGATGCCTGATGGAAACACAATAAAACAGCGTACAATAGCAAAGATTCAACACGCTGCACGGCTTGGAGTTCGAAGTTATGTTTTCAATGCGGGTGATAATCTTGATCCACAAACAGCTGATATCTTTGTTGAAAATGGCGTCAATGTAATGTGGAGTTTATTTGGGAACAAATTTGTCGACGCTGATTTCTTTGGAGGAAGGGAATACGACGAACCACTTCAGCTTCGAGGAACTGCGCAACAGCAAAATCCTGCGCGTATAGCTGCAAACCTGCGAGATTTCATTTCTACCATGAACAGAAAAGCTCATTCTCCTAAAGATGGTATCACGCGTCTTGGTATGAACTATGTCTTTACAGAACACGATCGAGAGAATCCACAACGGGTCGAAAGACTCAGTCAAGCCGCACAAGAACATGGTATTGCATTCATGTGTAACACGCCATTTGGAACTACTGACATTATACTCAAGCAAGCAGCAAAGCAATATGTGCCGAATCAACGATCTCACAGTACATCTGTATATGTGCCTTCATTAGGGATGGAGCAATGCCAAATGGGCGCAGGTGCAGTAATTACTGTGGGTGCGTATGGCAACATCGGGCAGTGTCCTTATGTTGCGCCACACCAAGATCTCCAACAAAATGGTAATATTGTCCTGAAAAATGGTGGCATCAATCTCCAACTTCTTGAGAACATTACGCGCCATCTTAACCGTGAGTATCTTTGTTTACCAAGGGGGACACGATGACCTTTTATATTGATCAACTTAATCAAAAGGAAAATGATTTAGCATGTCGATTTAGAGCAAACATAACCCCGGCAACATCCCTTACCAAAGATCAATTAGCTTATGTCCTTCTAGAAAAACGTCTTCTTTCAAGGGCATTTGTCCCCTTGTATAATGCAGCGGCACAACGTATTCAAGATAGTCGTTTACGTCAAGTTGTAGAAGACATTATCGCGGACGAATACCAACCGGATGACCACCAGAAACTATTAGATCAAGATCTTAAAACGATGGGTATCTACGTCCCAGATAAAAAATATGGCTCTCACCAAGAAACAAGAGATTTAGTTGAAGAAGTTCATACCTACATTGAAAGAGACACATTTGATGACGTACGCGGTGGTTTCTTCTTGCGCACTTACGGGGAGCTCCTTCCTGGCATCGAATACGATATTCTCTGGCCGCGTCTTGTGCAAGATTTTGGGCTCACACCAGAGACTTCCGTATTCTACTGGCACCATAAAGTCCATGATGAAAAAAAGGTAGAGCTGGGAACAAAGGGTAGTACTCATACTGACTCATTCAGTAAAACACTTGGAGAACTGGTAAAATCTTCACGCGATTATCATCTTGCATCAAATGGCATCCAAATTGCCATATCTTTTCGTTCTCAATTTTGGACCGATACTTTGAGAAGATTAGACAATAAATAGGCTTTTATTCCTCTTTTTTCGTCTCTAGTGTCTTAACAGAATTCTTTAACAACACCACATTGCCTCGTCCTTTCTTAACTTTTTCAACCAATCCCTTGTGTTCTAATTCAGTAAGAATTAAACTTACTTTTGCTTCACTAAGATAACCCATTTCTTTGCGTAAGTCTTTTTGATGTATACGTCCATCGTGTTTTGTGATAATTGCTAGTGCATCATCTAAATATTGTGGTGACGCGGCAACTTCTTGCTCGTGCACTTCAAGTGGTTTGATACTTTCAGCTTTAATTCTACGCCGAAAAAATGCAACTGAACCATATTTATGTCTCATGTAAATAATCCGAGCCAACAATCCAATCACAATGATTCCAAAAAGTACATATGCCCACCATCGTGATGACGTTTGTTGCTCAACAACGAGTTCATCTTGTGTGTCATCCCAAAGCTCTTCTTCTTGGCTTATATCCTCTAAAAGAAAAACATCAAACACAAATGTTCCTTCTTGAGTAATATGTAAACTTTCTACAACATCAATTCCTGCTTTTCGCGCGCTTAAACTATACTCACCCAAGGGCACTATAAACATATATGTTCCCTCTTTTGCAAGATATTTTTGAGGAGGTGTGCTATTAATCTCAATTAATACGTCCTTTTCAACATCTAGATTATCATTATAAATTGAACCTTGGATGGTAGCACCTAGTACAATAGGTAGAGAACAGAATAGCACTATCACAAACCATATCTTCTCTTTCATAAGAAGATAATGGGTTTACAATCTATAAAAACCTATCGCAGGGGGATCGTAAGCATATTTGGCTAATCTTTGCCTATTTATCTGTATGATTTTGGTCTGTGGGGGAAATCCAAAACCAGTAGCCATTTTACTACTTTTACTACTCTCGAATACTAAATTGAACGAAAGATTTATATATAGGGGGCAGTATCAAAACTTAAACATCTATCACCTCTTTTTCCCCACGCCGACTTTCGGGTTGGCGAGGGGTTTTATTTCTTAAGAAATTAACTTATTCAACAAATTTATTGCCCATGTAGTGCTGTGTTTTTCTGTTCTCTCATCGATACTTAACAAAATCCAAATGAGGTCGTCGACGTAAGAATAGCAAACAAAGAATAAGAGTAATCAAGCTTCCAATCAATATGCCTTGAAAAATATGTTTTATCTCTTCTCTATTAAACATTTCAGAAATTCCCTCAAAATTCGATCTCTCTTCAGGGAAATATATCTGTAAATCACTCATTTCCAAAGCATATTCTAGGTATAATAAGCTGGTATACACCTCTTTTTCAGAAAGAGCTTGAGCATACTCAAAATAGGAATATCCTAAAATGGGAAACATTCCTTCTGCGCTATTATGGGCTATAATTCGCAGAGCTGCATCTTTCTTACTCTCATAATATGCTTTTGCTGAATCATCATCTAATCCAAATGAACTTAAAATTGCATTCGCATCACTCTTTACTTGAGAAGCAATAATCAAACACAATGCTTTTTCTCCACGAGCCTGTGCTCCTCGTGCTTGGTCCAGCTTCTCTTGCAAATGACTAATCTGGTCTGGGTTAAGAAATAAAGTAGTATATTGGTGGCGTTCTTGCGCTTCCGCAATTTTCTGTGTGCAGGCATTTGAAAGCAGGGTATCATCAACAAGATACTTTTTACCATCCATCTCAAAGAATTTCATCCAGGACTCAGCGGAAAAAAGTCTTTCCTGAGCATAGGCTACCAATGCTATTGCATCTTGAATCTCGTTCTTTTCTATTTTCTCACTTAATTCACCTAACTGTTCTTCAACATCATGAAGACGTTCTTGAACAATCATAAGTGCCTGAAGATCTGAAATTGTTTCAATCTTTACATTCTTTGTCTTTTCTTTAAGAATGCCAACTTTCTGTTCTAATTCAACATGGTACTTCTTTAATTGACCAGACGAGACATTCTGTGCTATATATAATTCTCTTCGCAAAGTGATACTGTTACCAAAACAAAAACTGGCTGCAGAGTATGAATCTCCTCGCTGTGAAGCATTTATGGAACTTCCTCTTTTTTGATCAATTGCCTCTTGAATACTTTCATTAAGCACAATCCTTTCTTTTTTGATGACTTGTTCTAAACCTTGGGCGCGGTCACATAAAACTGTTTCTAACTCTTTCATAATCAAATTATACTCTTCATTTTCAATAACCTGTGTTATCTCTGAAGTGAAATTTTTTCCAGTAAGATGAAACAACACTTCATCAAGATTAAGCACCTCAACAACATCGATATGCAAGTTTTCATTTTTATACGTTGTAAAATTAAAAATCTCTGGGAGCTTAGATTGATTATTCTTATTATCCTCATCACTACTATCTGTTATCGTTGTAGAATTGGAATTATTTCCTGAAATAGTAACCGCAATCTTATGAGACGGTTCGATATTTGTTCCTGCAGCAATTAATACTTTCTGCAGTCCAGCTGCTTGCGCCGCATCAATCTTTTCTTTAACCCCGCCAACTGGTCCAACAATAGCACCTGAATTAATTGTTCCCGTAATCGCCACTTTTTCGTCATAATCTAAATCCATCATAGCAATAGCTGTAAGCGCAGAAATAGCAGCACCTGCCGAAGGACCACCTATAATACTAGATGATGATTTAATAGTATAAATAAAATCATAATTATCACAATCAAGGTCATAATGTTCACAGGCTATCTCTTTGGCAAATCGAGTTGATATCTGTGTGTCTACTTTTGTTGCTGGTTGTGTATCTAAAAAAACTCGCCCAGATCCTTCTTGCACTTCTAAATATAAATCAGCCTGACTACCAACAAACCCAGAATCAGTTTCCTGTACAGCAAGTAAAGTTAAATGATAGGGTTCATTACTTGGTGCTAGAGCCAAAGGAACTAACAATAAACCTAAAATAACTATCATCAAAAACGACTTCATGAAAGATCCCAAGGCTGTTTTTCTTATAAAGATGTCGCTTGCAGAGGACACATACTTGAAGAGGATGCATCCATTTTTACAACACAGAAAAACTACTGCTAAATTACTGCTATAATTACAACAAAGAAATATCTAAATCCGCAACTGACTTTAAGATTAGGTCTGCTTTTTCTAATTCAAATCCTTCTCGCGTCACAATACCTGTGCATACGCCAATAAAATGAAATCCTGCTTGTTTTGCTGCTTGAGCATCATATATACTATCACCCACATAAGCTACTTCGTTTGGTTTATAGTTTTTCAGAAATATCTCAAAGACACGCGAATCTGGCTTATGGTGCGTAACATCTTCATACCCAATCACTGATTTAAAGAAGGGTAATAGACCAAACTGTTCAATATGCGCCTGAAGCGTATTTTTTCTACGTGAGCTAAGAATATGCAATTCAAATCCTTGGCGATGTAATTCTTCTAAAGTTTTTTTCGCTCCCTCTACCAATTTCACGTTGTGTGGTTGGTACAACTTAGTATATGTTTGGATAAACTCATCTGCATCCGCAAAAGGCCAAAGTGTCTCAATCAATACTTGGAGTGGTCGTCCAAAAAGCTCAACAATTGCGTCTTGTTCTGGATAAGGCAAATCACACGCCTGAGCAGTGCGTTCAATTGTACGAATAATCTCTTCATTAGATAACGCAAGCGTATCATCAAAATCAAAAATAATTGCTTTAATGTTTTTCATGGGTAAGATAATCTCGTATTTGTTCAATCGTAATGATCGCTATTTTAAAATGTTTGGCAAATGCTAACAACTGCGTTCCACGCATCATTGTACCATCTGGATTCATTAATTCACATAACACGCCAGCAGGATAAAGACTGGCAATCTTACAAATATCTACGCTCGCTTCCGTATGACCTGCTCTTTCTAACACGCCTTGTTTTCTAGCTTGAAGAGGAAATACATGTCCGGGTCTAACTAAATCTGTAGCGACCCCCTCCACGAGTGCTTTAATTGTGAGTGTCCTATCGTGCGCACTTACTCCGCCGTCTTGGATTAATTTGGCATCAACCGGAATAGTGAAGGGGGTACTATGCTTAGAGGTATTCTGTTCGACCATTGGTCCTAAACCCAATTCTTGAAGCCTCTTTTCTTCCATACCTACACAAATAATCCCTGAAGTATGTTGTAACATGAACGCAATTTTCTCTTCACTTACAAATTGAGCAGCAAAAACTAAGTCCGCTTCGTTCTCACGATCTTGAGCATCTGTGATGATAATGAACTTACCTTGTTGTAATTCTTCTAATGCTTTCTGTAGTTGAGAATCTCGAATCATCTTGCAAACACCCCTTTAACGAAAATATCTTTCCCACTTTGCTGCAAAGAAGTAAAATTGAATTTAATCCCATCATTGATCGAAAGTGGAGAAAAACCATTCATAAGAGGAATCGCTTTCTCATCTCCAAGAATTGTTGGTGCAATAAACAACCAAAACTCATCAACGAGTTTCTCTGTAATGAAACTACCAAAGACCTCGCTGCCGCCTTCTACTAAAATACTACTAATACCTTTTGCAGTAAGTTTAGTTAGGGCATCATGCAAATTAACCTTTCCCTCATTCTTTTCACAGACAATTCTATTTCTCTTTATACTCTCTTTAGTTGTCAGAACTAGCGTTTCGCCTTCTTCTTGAAATACAGTAAAACCATCATCTAACGAATCATTACTATCTAATATTATTCGAGTG is part of the Candidatus Woesearchaeota archaeon genome and encodes:
- a CDS encoding isoleucine--tRNA ligase, which codes for MKFTTYNHTELEPQILAYWKHHKTLEKLRTKTQDGPKFYFLDGPPYTSGHIHLGHAWNMGLKDMMVRYKRMRGHNVWDRAGYDMHGLPTEQKVMVKFNLKDKQDIEQFGIAKFMEECEKFCTEMMLKMNDDFIRIGSTLDFSNPYQPIKQEFMEAEWLLIKKAQEKNRLYQGLRTMHWDTATQTAVAKHELEYKQITDISLYVKFPLVGKDKMYLVIWTTTPWTVPLNLAVMVHPEIEYCEVSVGTETWIVAKNRVDEVMTKAKVRQFRVTKTVKGKELEGLHYTHPLGVEKYLPLELQKNKRLFSVLLTEEYVDDSAGTGLVHCAPGCGPEDYEVGHLYHLPPFNCVNEGGIFENFGPLNGLKAKTDDSKFIELLDTTKAIVAKEKYTHEYPHGERSHQPVIFRTTKQWFFKVEDLKDKMVTANEQVLWQPQSAKNAFRSWLEFLRDNSITKQRYWGTPVPIWQAPDGDFIVVGSVAELESLSGQKVKGMHIPKIDDITITKNGKVYKRIPDVLDVWIDAGTASWNCLDYPVRTDLFEKYFPVDFILEGKDQIRGWYNLLVVASFLAFDIQPFKNVVMHGFLNDVSGVKMSKSLGNIISPDELVEKYGADGLRYYMCQTNAGEDVNFSWDECAVKSRQLNILWNVHKFLITHCEDNKINPFTLDKGITENVLGEEEKYIFSRLHSTIKEVTRLLEEYRIDEVIAHLDGLFLDLSRTYIQMVREKSAVGDDQDKEVVAYTVAHVMLETLKMFQIVAPFICEAMYLNFKQAFNLEPESISHFNWPVVDENKISRRLELDMATVQGVIQAALGAREKAKTGVRWPLKEVLISSKDPDTLEAVERLRDIVLKQVNAKGITVVENIPGVSVKVKPNYAAIGPAYGQLAPQIITKLTIDSPQTIVKHLESEGAYRFVLEGKEVEITKEMLVMEKVIPTHLQEGAFKNGFAYVNTHVDPELESEGFARELMRNVQSMRKKAGLQKRDDIHLFVLVSAEMRKRLARFEVDVREKVGAAKLEYVSAKAVKNHLAHEDFKVKNEEFSVWFDKA
- a CDS encoding Lrp/AsnC family transcriptional regulator, with translation MRANLDVKDRKLLYQLDLNARQPNSMLAKNVGVSKQVCGLRLKRFEKEKLITTFYPVIDIARLGFTNHKNFLRLHNIDQNKEMELINWLKHHRNVVWLSSCDGMFDLAFGTWAQDMVFLDTTLTELNQKFGQYIAERQIATIIRGEYFVRDYLIGKKASGHRKESFFGSTPNPIKMDENDWEILRLLALDCRENVTQLARKVKLSADAVTQRIRKLEISGVIKHYNFVPNE
- a CDS encoding HAD family hydrolase; its protein translation is MKNIKAIIFDFDDTLALSNEEIIRTIERTAQACDLPYPEQDAIVELFGRPLQVLIETLWPFADADEFIQTYTKLYQPHNVKLVEGAKKTLEELHRQGFELHILSSRRKNTLQAHIEQFGLLPFFKSVIGYEDVTHHKPDSRVFEIFLKNYKPNEVAYVGDSIYDAQAAKQAGFHFIGVCTGIVTREGFELEKADLILKSVADLDISLL
- the ribB gene encoding 3,4-dihydroxy-2-butanone-4-phosphate synthase — its product is MIRDSQLQKALEELQQGKFIIITDAQDRENEADLVFAAQFVSEEKIAFMLQHTSGIICVGMEEKRLQELGLGPMVEQNTSKHSTPFTIPVDAKLIQDGGVSAHDRTLTIKALVEGVATDLVRPGHVFPLQARKQGVLERAGHTEASVDICKIASLYPAGVLCELMNPDGTMMRGTQLLAFAKHFKIAIITIEQIRDYLTHEKH